Proteins encoded by one window of Dioscorea cayenensis subsp. rotundata cultivar TDr96_F1 chromosome 6, TDr96_F1_v2_PseudoChromosome.rev07_lg8_w22 25.fasta, whole genome shotgun sequence:
- the LOC120262923 gene encoding ethylene-responsive transcription factor ERF109-like — translation MIRNTSELMTSLYSQDEEQAMIISSLVQVICGDTSPAIIIPEFFHLQPCLICGIDGCLGCDLFSDATNTTSSCSNANAATDEQKQQKKKRREKKKNKYRGVRQRPWGRWAAEIRDPWRAVRKWLGTFDTAEDAARAYDLAAIQFRGPRAKLNFPFPEQCNGNGVYDHTASASTSMSSCTCASGATSEEVCQYQHQYIHQYEQQKKQEDEMAVSFWDGLQDLVQLDETELF, via the coding sequence aTGATACGAAATACCTCTGAACTGATGACATCACTTTACTCTCAAGATGAAGAGCAAGCCATGATCATCTCCTCACTAGTCCAAGTCATCTGCGGCGACACCTCTCCGGCCATCATAATCCCTGAGTTTTTCCATCTCCAACCTTGCTTGATATGCGGCATTGATGGTTGTTTAGGCTGTGATTTGTTCTCAGATGCTACTAATACTACTAGTAGCTGTAGTAATGCAAACGCAGCTACTGATGAGCAAAAacagcagaagaagaaaagaagggagaagaagaagaataagtacAGAGGTGTGAGGCAGAGGCCGTGGGGGAGATGGGCAGCAGAGATCCGTGACCCTTGGCGAGCTGTGCGCAAATGGTTGGGCACCTTCGACACGGCCGAAGATGCTGCTCGGGCTTATGACTTGGCTGCTATTCAGTTTCGTGGTCCTAGAGCTAAGCTCAATTTTCCTTTTCCGGAGCAGTGTAATGGAAATGGTGTTTATGATCACACTGCAAGTGCTAGTACGAGTATGAGTTCTTGTACTTGTGCTAGTGGTGCTACTAGTGAAGAAGTGTGTCAATATCAGCATCAGTATATCCATCAATATGAGCAGCAAAAGAAGCAGGAGGATGAGATGGCAGTGAGTTTCTGGGATGGTCTTCAGGATTTGGTTCAGTTGGATGAAACAGAGCTTTTCTAA